From the genome of Geminocystis herdmanii PCC 6308, one region includes:
- the pirA gene encoding arginine synthesis PII-interacting regulator PirA, giving the protein MNITRKSQMSANAGQAYKDSLRKNIEHRLEVARSQGDQKLIEQLEQEAAYLHLK; this is encoded by the coding sequence ATGAATATTACTCGTAAAAGTCAAATGAGTGCCAATGCTGGTCAAGCCTACAAAGATAGTTTACGCAAAAATATAGAACATCGTTTAGAAGTAGCTAGAAGTCAAGGGGATCAAAAATTAATCGAGCAATTAGAACAAGAAGCGGCTTATTTACATTTAAAATAA
- a CDS encoding type II toxin-antitoxin system RelE family toxin: MSKEYSLIIEHSARKSLKSLQPKFIKQIVFKIFTLPDNPFPQDSKKLKGFKESYRVDQGEYRILYTVEDDKIRVFKIGKRNDDEVYQNL; encoded by the coding sequence ATGAGTAAAGAATATTCTTTGATTATTGAACATTCTGCTAGAAAAAGTTTAAAAAGTCTTCAACCTAAATTTATTAAACAGATTGTTTTTAAGATATTTACTTTACCAGATAATCCGTTTCCTCAAGATTCTAAAAAGTTAAAAGGTTTTAAAGAAAGTTATCGAGTAGATCAAGGAGAATATCGAATTTTATATACTGTTGAAGATGATAAAATTAGAGTCTTTAAAATTGGGAAGCGTAATGATGATGAGGTTTATCAAAATTTATAA
- a CDS encoding M16 family metallopeptidase, whose amino-acid sequence MILSLDSKLKSPPSCRYDLDIISFANGLTLVHQEIPTSSVVVADIWVNAGVTTEPKSWSGISHFLEHMIFKGTKNIFPGEFDYIVESTGGCANAATSYDYTHFFLTTASQYLPDTLPYLAEIILQAEIPDEEFYIERDVVLEEIRSSYDDHDWIIMQSLANTIYGNHPYSRSVLGEEPLLLQHTPNQMRCYHKTYYQPENMTVVLVGNIDRDSSISLVENCFQDFTIRSECPDVYFDSEPPMIDIHRQELFLPRLEQPRLVMGWIGPGIENLEGAIALDMLSLILSGGRTSRLVRKLREEEHLLLDISCDFSLQKHSSLFTITAYLSSQNSPQIENIIRNQIHRLQKEPVTANELKNCQRSLCHDYIFSTETPEQLAGLYGYYQVLKQAKLALKYPHIVKQFTAEKLQAYASQYLSPEYYAVCEIKSC is encoded by the coding sequence ATGATATTATCACTAGACTCTAAATTAAAAAGTCCACCGTCTTGTCGTTATGATCTTGACATCATTTCTTTTGCGAATGGATTAACTTTAGTTCATCAGGAAATACCCACTAGTTCTGTGGTTGTTGCTGATATATGGGTAAATGCAGGTGTCACCACTGAGCCAAAATCTTGGTCTGGAATTTCTCATTTTTTAGAACATATGATCTTTAAAGGCACAAAAAATATTTTTCCGGGAGAGTTTGATTACATCGTGGAAAGTACGGGAGGATGTGCCAATGCCGCTACAAGTTATGATTATACTCACTTTTTCCTGACTACCGCTTCTCAATATTTACCCGATACTTTGCCTTATTTAGCGGAAATTATTTTACAAGCGGAAATTCCCGATGAAGAATTTTATATTGAGCGAGATGTGGTTTTAGAGGAAATTCGATCGAGCTATGATGATCATGATTGGATTATTATGCAAAGTCTCGCTAACACTATCTATGGAAATCATCCTTACAGTCGATCGGTATTAGGAGAAGAACCTTTACTCCTACAACATACTCCTAATCAGATGCGATGTTATCATAAAACCTATTATCAACCAGAAAATATGACGGTGGTGTTAGTGGGGAATATCGATCGAGATAGTTCCATTTCTTTGGTTGAAAACTGTTTTCAAGATTTTACCATTCGATCGGAATGTCCAGACGTATATTTTGATAGCGAACCACCGATGATTGACATTCACCGTCAAGAGCTATTTTTACCTAGATTAGAACAACCTCGCCTCGTTATGGGTTGGATTGGACCGGGTATCGAAAATTTAGAAGGAGCGATCGCTCTTGATATGTTATCCTTAATTTTGAGTGGTGGTAGAACCTCAAGATTAGTCAGAAAATTAAGAGAAGAAGAACATTTATTATTAGATATTAGTTGCGATTTTTCCCTGCAAAAACATTCTAGCTTATTTACTATTACAGCTTATTTATCTAGTCAAAATAGTCCACAAATAGAGAATATTATTCGCAATCAAATTCATCGATTACAGAAAGAACCTGTTACAGCAAATGAACTGAAAAACTGTCAACGATCGTTATGTCACGACTATATATTTTCCACCGAAACCCCTGAACAATTAGCAGGATTATATGGTTATTATCAAGTTTTAAAACAAGCAAAATTAGCCCTCAAATATCCCCATATAGTAAAACAATTCACCGCCGAAAAATTACAGGCTTATGCCTCTCAATATCTCTCTCCCGAATATTATGCCGTGTGTGAAATTAAATCTTGTTAA
- a CDS encoding type II toxin-antitoxin system prevent-host-death family antitoxin: MITVNHNVDSNNILELVKKAETKGERIVIEREGKGKVAIINYADLRLLEELEDARDCTELRQAIEESKGKPSITFNELLDELGLTIEDLTSGDEDE, from the coding sequence ATGATTACAGTAAATCACAATGTTGATTCTAATAATATTTTAGAATTAGTTAAAAAAGCTGAAACAAAAGGGGAAAGAATTGTTATTGAGAGAGAAGGCAAAGGTAAAGTTGCTATTATTAACTATGCCGATTTGCGGTTATTAGAAGAATTGGAAGATGCTAGAGATTGCACAGAATTACGTCAGGCGATCGAAGAAAGTAAAGGGAAACCTAGTATTACATTTAATGAATTATTAGATGAATTAGGGTTGACAATTGAAGATTTAACCTCTGGAGATGAAGATGAGTAA
- a CDS encoding four helix bundle protein: MANYKDQFIWQKAKNLAVIIYRLTNNYPKKELYGLVSQINHC; this comes from the coding sequence ATGGCAAATTATAAAGACCAATTCATTTGGCAAAAAGCTAAAAATTTAGCCGTTATTATTTATAGATTAACCAATAATTACCCTAAGAAAGAATTATATGGATTAGTTTCTCAAATAAATCACTGTTAA
- the petJ gene encoding cytochrome c6 PetJ codes for MKKILSVVVLLITLVTFTFASPALAGDASKGATLFSANCASCHMGGRNVVNPTKTLQKADLEKYDMYELDKIKTQILNGKAAMPSFGKNLTGEQIEDVATYVLSQAEKGW; via the coding sequence ATGAAAAAAATTCTTAGTGTAGTAGTTTTATTAATTACCCTTGTTACTTTTACCTTTGCAAGTCCAGCCTTAGCCGGAGATGCCTCTAAAGGTGCGACTTTATTCAGTGCTAATTGTGCTTCTTGTCACATGGGAGGAAGAAATGTGGTGAATCCTACCAAAACTTTACAAAAAGCCGACTTAGAAAAATATGATATGTATGAGTTGGACAAAATTAAAACTCAAATACTTAATGGTAAAGCCGCAATGCCTTCTTTTGGTAAGAATTTAACAGGAGAACAAATTGAAGACGTAGCTACTTATGTTCTTTCTCAAGCCGAAAAAGGTTGGTAA
- a CDS encoding RuBisCO accumulation factor 1: MITNNHTLTPEEKETIIISLLHKKGCWVDWGKGCHKLQLSGVEKQEIFEKTGLQTSQQNLVVVASQVYDSLVKCEAPQELLTYYQGPRSDVLYEFRVLNHEERLAAALLAKEKQLDVDGASFLAKAMKHFSHLSQPPTGFTIHPGDAVAYQHWKSARQKKTLADKARLISEGLKFAHSPSARQLIEQLLTEAVDSTATQNAPLLPIYRLESDEELPCILPVAGTFPLTLEDLDHIPLFELIDPFGVTKIAQNTQVVSIPSWQVILKAQHPAVIFCRSEDLPKATSTKSEEFLVVVDLAVKEWNINHYFMVSEDDRIKFNWFDRTPSSPILGQLLLILRPKKILDEGNLTEPWQMDD, translated from the coding sequence ATGATCACCAATAACCATACTTTGACACCAGAAGAAAAAGAAACCATCATCATCTCTCTATTGCATAAAAAAGGATGTTGGGTTGATTGGGGCAAAGGTTGCCATAAACTGCAACTGTCAGGTGTTGAAAAACAAGAAATTTTTGAAAAAACAGGATTACAAACCAGTCAACAAAACTTAGTTGTCGTTGCCAGTCAAGTATATGATAGTTTAGTAAAATGCGAAGCACCCCAAGAGTTATTAACCTATTATCAAGGTCCTCGCAGTGATGTATTATACGAGTTTAGAGTTTTAAATCACGAAGAAAGACTAGCCGCAGCACTTTTAGCCAAGGAAAAACAACTAGATGTGGATGGTGCATCATTTTTAGCCAAAGCGATGAAACACTTTTCTCATTTATCCCAACCGCCAACGGGTTTTACTATTCACCCCGGAGATGCTGTTGCTTATCAACATTGGAAAAGCGCTCGTCAAAAAAAGACATTAGCTGATAAAGCTCGTTTGATTTCTGAAGGCTTGAAATTTGCTCATTCTCCTAGTGCAAGACAATTAATTGAGCAGTTATTAACGGAAGCCGTTGATTCTACCGCCACACAAAATGCTCCTTTATTACCGATTTATCGTTTAGAAAGTGATGAAGAATTACCCTGTATTTTGCCTGTGGCGGGTACTTTTCCCCTTACTCTTGAGGATTTAGATCATATACCCCTTTTCGAGTTAATTGATCCTTTTGGTGTCACTAAAATTGCTCAAAATACCCAAGTTGTTTCTATTCCTAGTTGGCAGGTAATTTTAAAAGCTCAACATCCAGCGGTGATTTTCTGTCGTAGCGAAGATTTACCCAAGGCTACCAGTACTAAATCTGAGGAGTTTTTAGTTGTAGTGGATTTAGCGGTTAAAGAATGGAATATTAATCATTATTTTATGGTATCTGAAGACGATCGAATTAAATTTAACTGGTTCGATCGTACTCCATCTTCCCCCATTCTAGGTCAACTATTACTGATTTTGAGACCAAAAAAAATCCTTGACGAAGGTAATTTAACTGAACCTTGGCAAATGGACGATTAG
- a CDS encoding dihydroorotase, giving the protein MTSNLLIRNAEILLPDGNLFLGDLSIKDGKIAEIGTQLQDDSAQIIDATGLTLLPGVIDPQVHFREPGLEYKEDLFTASCACAKGGVTSFLEMPNTRPLTTTQERLDEKLHLASQKCLVNYGFFMGATAENLDDLRNANPACGIKIFMGSNHGALLVSTEEEIEPIFAKGSRLIAVHAEDQARIVERKKQFQDITEPAIHSEIQDETAALNATKLAVKLSNKYQRRLHILHLSTGIEAEYLREHKSPWISTEVTPQHLLLNTDDYERIGTLAQMNPPLRSKENNEILWKALLDGVIDCIATDHAPHTLEEKAKSYPHSPSGMPGVETSLLLMLTEHKKGRCTLAQVVKWMCTNPAKLYNIPNKGEIKVGYDADVILVDLKNYKPVLKENLATKCGWSPFEGWSLTGWPVYTIVLGNIALEKGKLNTEVRGKALTFGSN; this is encoded by the coding sequence ATGACTTCTAATTTATTAATTCGTAATGCTGAAATTTTATTACCTGATGGTAATCTTTTCTTAGGAGATTTAAGCATCAAAGACGGAAAAATTGCCGAAATTGGTACTCAATTACAAGATGATTCGGCACAAATTATCGATGCTACTGGTTTAACTTTACTACCGGGGGTAATCGATCCACAAGTCCATTTTCGTGAACCGGGTTTAGAATATAAAGAAGACCTGTTTACTGCTTCTTGTGCCTGTGCTAAGGGGGGAGTCACATCCTTTCTGGAAATGCCCAATACGAGACCTTTAACCACCACTCAGGAAAGATTAGACGAGAAGTTGCACTTAGCTAGTCAAAAATGTTTAGTCAATTATGGCTTTTTCATGGGGGCAACGGCAGAAAATCTCGATGACTTGAGAAATGCCAATCCTGCTTGTGGTATCAAAATTTTTATGGGATCAAATCATGGCGCTTTGTTGGTAAGCACAGAGGAAGAAATTGAACCGATTTTCGCTAAAGGTAGTCGTTTAATTGCAGTCCATGCGGAAGATCAAGCTAGAATTGTAGAGAGAAAAAAACAGTTTCAGGATATTACAGAACCTGCGATTCATTCTGAGATTCAAGACGAAACCGCCGCGCTCAATGCCACGAAATTGGCGGTAAAATTATCTAATAAGTACCAACGCCGTTTACACATTTTACACCTTAGCACGGGTATCGAAGCGGAATATTTACGAGAACATAAAAGCCCTTGGATTTCTACGGAAGTCACTCCCCAACATCTGTTACTGAATACTGATGATTATGAAAGAATCGGTACTTTAGCACAAATGAACCCTCCCCTTCGATCGAAAGAAAATAATGAAATTCTCTGGAAAGCCTTACTAGATGGAGTTATTGACTGTATCGCTACCGATCACGCTCCCCATACTTTAGAAGAAAAAGCGAAATCCTATCCCCATAGCCCTTCGGGAATGCCGGGGGTAGAAACTTCTTTACTCTTGATGTTGACGGAGCATAAAAAAGGACGTTGCACCCTTGCTCAAGTAGTTAAATGGATGTGTACCAACCCTGCCAAACTCTACAATATTCCTAACAAGGGAGAGATTAAAGTCGGTTATGATGCTGATGTAATTTTAGTCGATTTGAAAAATTATAAACCTGTTTTAAAGGAAAATTTAGCCACAAAATGCGGTTGGAGTCCCTTTGAAGGTTGGAGCTTGACGGGGTGGCCAGTCTATACGATCGTACTAGGGAATATTGCCTTAGAGAAAGGAAAACTCAATACCGAAGTGAGGGGAAAAGCCTTAACTTTCGGAAGTAATTAG
- a CDS encoding ABC transporter permease has protein sequence MKNIDESLAVSQRILIELFRRKRSLIFWAMFPIFILLINSYIIAERAKITTALAMKISAPSSLVGAALFFSCLGGTIATIVAEREQKTLKRLFISPLNGASYFLGIFFAHSFIGLLQTLLVYGLLLIVLLIKEMSISGSIILGLIIIILSIISYVGVGFILGTQLAKRTEDVNAIVATFGVPLLIMGGTFFPSSLFPKKLLEIAQFNPIFHMNEALINLWGKGKSFEDIQGHFFFLLIFSIVMIFLGWWCYERMITKEKTL, from the coding sequence ATCAAAAATATTGATGAAAGTTTAGCGGTAAGTCAACGAATATTAATAGAACTTTTTAGAAGAAAAAGAAGCCTTATTTTTTGGGCTATGTTTCCTATTTTTATTCTTTTAATTAATAGTTATATCATTGCCGAAAGAGCTAAAATTACCACGGCTTTAGCCATGAAAATATCTGCTCCTTCTAGTTTAGTGGGGGCGGCTTTGTTTTTTAGTTGTTTAGGGGGGACGATCGCAACTATTGTGGCAGAAAGGGAACAAAAAACTCTCAAAAGATTGTTTATTTCTCCTCTTAATGGGGCTTCTTATTTTCTAGGAATTTTCTTTGCCCATAGTTTTATTGGTTTATTACAAACTTTATTAGTTTATGGATTGTTGTTAATCGTTTTACTCATTAAAGAAATGTCTATTTCTGGGTCAATAATTTTAGGTTTAATTATCATTATTTTGAGTATAATAAGTTATGTGGGAGTAGGGTTTATTTTAGGTACTCAATTAGCAAAAAGAACGGAAGATGTGAATGCGATCGTAGCTACTTTTGGCGTTCCTTTATTAATCATGGGGGGAACTTTTTTTCCTAGTTCTTTATTTCCGAAAAAACTCTTAGAAATTGCACAATTTAATCCGATTTTTCACATGAATGAAGCCTTAATAAATTTGTGGGGAAAAGGTAAATCTTTTGAGGATATTCAAGGTCATTTTTTTTTCTTACTAATCTTTTCGATCGTCATGATCTTTCTGGGATGGTGGTGTTATGAGAGAATGATTACAAAGGAAAAAACTCTTTGA
- a CDS encoding late competence development ComFB family protein, translating to MGINHIVDQALETGYLTPTMEAEVGKLCETSSELSVDEYMALDKLMGALLTGEVVAMPRKQFINVMEELVVSEVISRVAEIETTSNKLLDVGDISAYALNRLPPLYATTEEGAEFQRGRAKDELKTLILEQVEQAILLYLDRPEFHPERHMISKGSQANNVFKQVSQLLQSQASNYEGN from the coding sequence ATGGGAATAAATCATATTGTCGATCAAGCCTTAGAAACAGGTTATCTTACTCCTACCATGGAAGCGGAAGTCGGAAAATTATGTGAAACATCTTCAGAACTTTCTGTCGATGAATATATGGCTTTAGATAAACTAATGGGCGCATTGTTAACAGGGGAAGTGGTGGCAATGCCTAGAAAACAATTTATTAATGTCATGGAGGAATTAGTTGTAAGTGAGGTAATTTCTCGGGTTGCGGAAATAGAAACTACCAGTAATAAATTATTGGATGTAGGGGATATTTCAGCCTATGCCCTTAATCGTTTACCGCCTTTGTATGCAACCACTGAAGAAGGTGCAGAGTTTCAAAGAGGTAGAGCCAAGGATGAGTTAAAAACCTTGATTTTAGAACAAGTAGAACAGGCTATTTTATTATATCTCGATCGACCGGAATTTCATCCAGAAAGACACATGATTAGCAAAGGCTCACAAGCTAATAATGTATTCAAACAAGTCAGTCAGTTATTACAATCTCAAGCCTCGAATTACGAGGGGAATTAA
- a CDS encoding response regulator codes for MVIKTDVMTELKETLSTIAKENKNGVLFCKSKEVVGEIHFFSGKLAYAVIKKHRVRRWKRGLIKAKIEDKFDTISFSNEQPWEYELLHHQLGQKKIGMTQIKEAIRYVTDEAFFELLGYTDLQLQWQDKQKTQSGLVLVLALSGQEVSLILDSVVKLRTNWESLGLKAVSPSLAPLSKLDEPKQSLPLLAGLEGKLSIWDLAIKNKKTIIDLIQLLILYIRKGVVKFREIPDINSPNATPSAKVTRESSPVIESSPPPSTSKESTSKTKAVLIACIDDSPVVAHNIKKILTPAGYEILAIPEPMHGFSQLIQHQPSLILLDINMPNANGYSVCQFLRNSPVFEKTPIIILTGQDTNIDRARAKLVGATDFLAKPPDAKILLALIQKYLSL; via the coding sequence ATGGTAATAAAAACTGATGTGATGACAGAGTTAAAAGAAACTCTAAGTACGATCGCCAAAGAAAATAAAAATGGAGTCTTATTCTGCAAATCGAAAGAAGTTGTGGGAGAAATTCATTTTTTTTCAGGAAAATTAGCTTATGCCGTCATCAAAAAGCATCGAGTTAGAAGGTGGAAAAGAGGATTAATTAAAGCCAAAATAGAGGATAAATTTGACACAATTTCTTTTAGTAACGAACAACCTTGGGAATATGAATTATTGCATCATCAATTAGGACAAAAAAAAATTGGTATGACTCAGATAAAAGAGGCGATTCGTTATGTAACAGATGAGGCTTTTTTTGAGTTATTGGGATACACTGATTTACAACTACAATGGCAAGATAAGCAAAAAACTCAATCAGGTTTAGTCTTGGTGTTAGCTTTATCAGGTCAAGAAGTTAGCCTCATATTAGATAGTGTGGTTAAATTAAGGACTAATTGGGAGAGTCTTGGTTTAAAAGCGGTTAGCCCCAGTTTAGCACCATTATCAAAGTTGGATGAACCCAAACAATCATTACCTTTATTAGCTGGTTTGGAAGGAAAATTAAGTATTTGGGATTTGGCTATAAAAAACAAAAAAACCATTATTGATTTGATTCAATTACTAATTCTTTACATTCGTAAAGGCGTGGTTAAATTTAGGGAAATACCAGACATCAATTCTCCTAACGCAACTCCATCGGCAAAAGTGACGAGGGAATCTTCTCCTGTTATAGAATCTTCTCCTCCCCCTTCAACGTCAAAAGAGAGTACGTCTAAAACAAAAGCGGTTCTCATTGCCTGTATTGATGATAGCCCTGTTGTCGCTCATAATATTAAGAAAATTCTTACACCTGCTGGTTATGAAATATTAGCTATTCCCGAACCCATGCACGGTTTTTCTCAGTTAATTCAACATCAACCATCGTTGATACTTTTAGATATTAATATGCCTAACGCTAATGGCTATAGTGTCTGTCAGTTTTTGCGTAATTCTCCAGTGTTTGAAAAAACTCCAATTATTATTTTAACGGGGCAGGATACCAATATCGATCGAGCTAGAGCAAAATTAGTCGGTGCGACAGATTTTTTAGCTAAACCCCCCGATGCAAAAATTTTACTTGCCCTTATTCAAAAATATCTTTCTTTATAA
- the surE gene encoding 5'/3'-nucleotidase SurE codes for MKILISNDDGIFALGIRTLANTIVSQGHQVIVVAPDRERSATGHGLTLHQPIRAQKIEGVFHPEVTVWSCSGTPSDCVKLGLNAISKEQPDFVLSGINHGSNLGTDILYSGTVSAAMEGSIDGITSIAFSLASFTSVEFQPAANFAVKLINQLTQNPLPEATLLNVNIPPVAETDIKGVKITRQGIRRYTENFQKRTDPRGKSYYWLAGELVEELEQPEHIYLPPDLPTDVQAIKENYITMTPLQYNLTDVVTVQKLKDSGIEN; via the coding sequence ATGAAAATTTTAATTAGTAATGATGATGGTATTTTTGCTTTAGGAATACGCACTTTAGCTAATACGATCGTATCTCAAGGACATCAAGTTATAGTAGTAGCACCTGATAGAGAACGATCGGCTACAGGCCATGGTTTAACCCTTCATCAACCCATTAGAGCACAGAAAATTGAAGGCGTTTTTCATCCTGAAGTCACGGTGTGGTCATGTTCGGGAACGCCCTCAGACTGCGTTAAACTAGGCTTGAACGCCATTTCAAAAGAGCAACCTGATTTTGTCCTCTCTGGGATTAATCACGGCTCAAATTTAGGCACTGATATATTATACTCAGGCACAGTGAGCGCAGCTATGGAAGGCTCGATCGACGGGATTACGAGTATAGCGTTTAGTTTAGCCAGTTTCACCAGCGTAGAATTTCAACCCGCCGCCAATTTTGCCGTCAAACTGATTAACCAACTCACTCAAAACCCTTTACCCGAAGCGACTTTACTCAATGTCAATATTCCTCCAGTAGCAGAAACAGACATTAAAGGAGTAAAAATCACTCGTCAAGGTATTAGACGTTACACCGAAAATTTCCAAAAACGAACCGATCCCAGAGGAAAAAGTTACTATTGGTTAGCAGGAGAATTAGTGGAAGAACTGGAGCAACCCGAACATATTTACTTACCCCCTGATTTGCCCACGGATGTTCAAGCCATCAAAGAAAATTATATAACTATGACTCCATTACAATACAATTTAACTGATGTGGTAACGGTGCAAAAACTCAAAGATTCAGGAATCGAAAATTAA
- a CDS encoding phosphate-starvation-inducible PsiE family protein: MGKILVWLEDFFRDRNFLKLIHVTENLVSKVLSLALIVVIFVALYDLVLVLVTDLFKEEPLGFFNRTLIELFGFFLNILIALELLENITVYLRKHIVQLELVVTTALIAVARKIIIFDPGKYQKIDLIALGVAIVCLAISYGIIRYSNQKKF; this comes from the coding sequence ATGGGAAAAATTTTAGTTTGGCTTGAAGATTTCTTTCGAGATAGAAATTTTCTAAAATTAATTCATGTCACTGAAAATTTAGTGTCAAAGGTTCTTTCTTTAGCATTAATCGTGGTTATTTTTGTTGCTTTATATGACTTAGTATTAGTTTTAGTTACGGATTTATTTAAAGAAGAGCCTTTAGGATTTTTTAACCGTACTTTAATCGAACTTTTTGGCTTTTTTCTTAATATATTAATTGCCTTAGAACTCTTAGAAAATATAACAGTTTATCTTAGAAAACATATTGTACAATTAGAGTTAGTTGTCACTACTGCTTTAATTGCTGTGGCTCGAAAAATTATAATTTTTGATCCGGGTAAATACCAAAAAATTGATCTGATTGCTTTAGGAGTTGCGATCGTCTGTTTAGCTATTAGTTATGGAATTATTCGCTATTCTAACCAGAAAAAATTTTAA
- a CDS encoding response regulator transcription factor yields MSRILVIDDDAAIAELVSINLEMAGYDICQAEDGIKGQALALQIQPDLIMLDLMLPKVDGFTVCQRLRRDDRTVNIPVLMLTALGQTQDKVDGFNAGADDYLTKPFEVEEMLARVKALLRRSERSLATAKHTEILNFGALTLVPERFEAIWFDKTIKLTHLEFELLHCLLQRHGQTVAPSDILKEVWGYDPNDDIETIRVHIRHLRTKLEPDPRKPRYIKTIYGAGYCLELNQTNTN; encoded by the coding sequence ATGTCTCGAATATTAGTAATTGATGATGATGCGGCGATCGCAGAATTAGTGTCCATTAATTTAGAAATGGCAGGATATGATATATGTCAAGCGGAAGACGGAATCAAAGGACAAGCCCTAGCATTACAAATCCAACCAGATTTAATCATGTTAGATTTGATGTTGCCCAAAGTTGATGGTTTTACTGTCTGTCAAAGACTCAGAAGGGACGATCGAACTGTCAATATACCTGTACTAATGTTAACAGCATTAGGACAAACTCAAGATAAAGTTGACGGTTTCAACGCTGGGGCAGATGATTACTTAACAAAACCCTTTGAAGTAGAAGAAATGTTAGCGAGAGTCAAAGCCTTATTGAGAAGAAGTGAACGAAGTTTAGCGACAGCTAAACACACTGAAATTCTTAATTTTGGAGCTTTAACCCTCGTACCAGAAAGGTTTGAGGCGATATGGTTCGACAAAACTATTAAATTAACCCATTTAGAATTTGAATTATTACATTGTTTATTACAACGTCATGGACAAACAGTAGCACCTAGTGATATACTCAAAGAAGTATGGGGATATGATCCTAATGATGATATTGAGACTATTCGGGTTCATATTAGGCATTTACGCACCAAACTAGAACCAGACCCACGCAAACCTCGTTATATTAAAACTATTTATGGTGCTGGATATTGTTTAGAATTAAATCAAACCAATACAAATTAG
- the hypE gene encoding hydrogenase expression/formation protein HypE — MEDNKEFQINCPLPINKYPHILLGHGSGGKLMRQLINEMFLTTFPPENNIDHDCAVVNLSKNKIAFTTDSYVINPLFFPGGNIGSMAVYGTVNDLAMGGAIPLYLSLSFILEEGLEITKLWQIIQSIKKASEISKVKIITGDTKVVEKGKGDGIFINTSGIGIIDHNLEINPFSIKPNDVIIISGDIGQHGIAIMAIREGLEFETTIKSDCAPLAETILELLKAGIKIHCLRDLTRGGLASALNEIAFSTNLEMNINEDSIHVIEQVKGACEILGFDPLYVANEGRFIMFIEEEYVSKSLTILQAKNHFANVIGTVKKTDNSLVIMNNKIGGKRIVDMLSGEQLPRIC; from the coding sequence ATGGAAGACAATAAAGAATTTCAAATTAATTGTCCTTTACCTATTAATAAATATCCTCATATTTTATTAGGCCATGGTAGTGGAGGAAAGTTAATGAGGCAATTAATCAATGAGATGTTTTTAACTACTTTTCCCCCTGAAAATAATATTGATCATGATTGTGCAGTAGTTAATCTTAGTAAAAATAAAATCGCTTTTACTACGGATTCTTATGTGATAAATCCTCTATTTTTCCCCGGAGGAAATATTGGTTCAATGGCAGTTTATGGTACAGTAAATGACTTAGCTATGGGGGGTGCAATTCCTCTTTATTTAAGTTTAAGTTTTATTTTGGAAGAAGGATTAGAAATTACTAAATTATGGCAAATTATACAATCTATAAAAAAAGCCTCAGAAATAAGTAAAGTAAAAATTATTACAGGGGATACTAAAGTTGTAGAAAAAGGCAAAGGTGATGGTATATTTATTAATACTTCTGGGATCGGAATTATTGATCATAATTTAGAAATAAATCCTTTTTCAATTAAGCCTAATGATGTGATTATTATTAGTGGTGATATTGGGCAACATGGCATAGCAATTATGGCAATTAGAGAAGGTTTAGAGTTTGAAACAACTATTAAAAGTGATTGTGCGCCCCTAGCGGAAACTATTTTAGAATTATTAAAAGCAGGAATTAAAATTCATTGTTTACGGGATTTAACTAGAGGTGGTTTAGCAAGTGCTTTAAATGAAATTGCTTTTTCAACTAATTTAGAAATGAATATTAATGAGGATTCAATTCATGTCATAGAACAAGTAAAAGGAGCTTGTGAAATACTTGGTTTTGATCCTCTTTATGTTGCCAATGAAGGACGATTTATTATGTTTATTGAGGAGGAATATGTGAGTAAAAGTTTAACTATTTTACAAGCAAAAAATCATTTTGCTAATGTCATTGGTACAGTAAAAAAAACAGATAATTCTCTAGTGATTATGAATAATAAAATAGGAGGTAAAAGAATTGTCGATATGTTGAGTGGTGAGCAATTACCCCGCATTTGTTAA